A single region of the Pontibacter kalidii genome encodes:
- the hemB gene encoding porphobilinogen synthase translates to MLRRPRRNRQTEAIRNLVQETTLHVNDFILPLFVIEGQNQRVEVGSMPGINRFSIDTLQDEIASCVELGVKAFAPFPSIPDQLKDKYASESHNPDGLYANAIREIKKNFPDVAIFSDVAMDPYSSDGHDGIVENGEILNDETLEVLGKMALAQAQAGADVVAPSDMMDGRVAHLRHVLDENGYQKVGIMSYTAKYASAFYGPFRDALSSAPKMGDKKTYQMNPANTREALLEAELDIAEGADYLMVKPALAYLDIIKSLRENSHLPIAAYNVSGEYAMVKAAAQKGWIDGEKAMLESLLSIKRAGADIILSYFAKEFAQYQKR, encoded by the coding sequence ATGCTCAGAAGACCAAGACGAAACCGCCAGACCGAAGCTATTCGTAACCTGGTGCAGGAAACAACACTCCATGTAAACGATTTTATACTTCCGCTCTTCGTTATCGAGGGGCAGAACCAGCGGGTTGAAGTCGGCTCCATGCCGGGGATTAACCGCTTTTCCATAGACACGCTGCAGGACGAGATCGCTTCCTGCGTGGAGCTGGGCGTGAAAGCCTTTGCGCCTTTCCCAAGTATACCGGATCAGCTTAAAGATAAGTATGCCTCCGAGAGCCATAACCCCGACGGCCTCTACGCCAACGCCATCCGTGAGATAAAGAAGAACTTCCCGGATGTGGCGATCTTTTCAGACGTAGCCATGGACCCTTACAGCTCCGACGGACACGACGGCATTGTGGAGAACGGGGAAATCCTGAACGACGAGACATTGGAGGTGCTGGGTAAAATGGCCCTGGCCCAAGCGCAGGCCGGTGCCGATGTGGTAGCTCCTTCGGATATGATGGATGGCCGCGTGGCGCACCTCCGCCATGTGCTGGACGAGAACGGTTACCAGAAAGTAGGCATTATGAGCTATACTGCCAAGTATGCCAGCGCCTTCTACGGCCCGTTCCGAGATGCCCTAAGCTCTGCGCCTAAAATGGGCGACAAGAAAACCTACCAGATGAACCCGGCCAACACCCGCGAAGCCCTACTGGAGGCCGAGCTCGATATTGCCGAAGGCGCAGACTACCTGATGGTGAAGCCAGCCCTGGCCTACCTGGATATCATCAAATCGCTGCGTGAGAACTCGCACCTGCCCATTGCCGCCTATAACGTGAGCGGAGAGTACGCCATGGTAAAGGCCGCCGCCCAAAAAGGCTGGATCGACGGGGAGAAAGCGATGCTGGAGAGCCTGCTAAGTATAAAGCGCGCCGGTGCCGACATCATCCTGTCCTACTTCGCCAAAG